In the Candidatus Binatia bacterium genome, CCACACGGGTGCGGAAGTGGTTTGCCACCGAAGTCCAAGGGGAGGCGTTCTACTACGACGAATGGGATTACTTGCTCAACGACTATCGCCCAAGCTGGTGCCGGTTAGTGGAGCTACCCGTGGACAGCGACGGAGGCGAGTTCTTTGCCTGCACCTTGGCGGACTACGCAGCGTTGCTGCCGATCGTTCGGCGCGAGTTCCAGAAAATTCGGCCAGATTCGTATAAGATCGTGCGCGGCTTGGAAGCGGGGGAGGACTTTGACCTCAACGCCGTCGTGGATGCGCGCGGCGATCAGCGGGCTCGGCGCACGCCCTCGCCCAAGCTTTATATTGCCCGGCGGCGCGAAGAGCGCGACGTTGCCGTGCTGTTCCTCATCGACATGAGCGCGAGCACGGATGAGCCGGTGGATCCCGCGGTACGAAGCGCCGGCTTCAGCCGTAATCGGCCCGGACCACAGCGGCGGATTATCGATATCACCAAGGAGGCACTCGTGATCATGGCCGAGGCCCTCGAGGAACTCGGCGATGCATACGCCATTTACGGCTTCTCTGGCCACGGGCGGCGGCAAGTGGAGTTTTATCGAGTGAAGTCATTCCGCGAGGCTTTGAGTCCGACCGTGCGTGGTCGCATCGGAGCGCTCGAGCCCAAGCGCAGCACGCGCATGGGGGCAGCGCTTCGGCATGCAATCACGAAAATGGGGGAAACTTCGGCGCGCTCGCGCCACATCTTACTGCTGAGCGATGGCTTCCCCCAAGACTTCGACTATGGGCAAGATCGCCGTAGCAACACCTACGGGCTGCGCGACACCACCGCCGCACTGCAGGAGTGCGAGGCGCGCGGGATCGTGCCGTTTTGCATCACCGTGGATCGTGCGGGTCACGACTACCTGCGGGAGATGTGCCCGCAATCGCGCTACCTCGTGATCGACGACATTGCTGCCCTCCCGCGGGAACTGCCGAAGATTTACCAGCGCGTGGTGGGCAGTTGAGAAATCGCCCGTGCGGACCGCGGTGAAACCTCTGCTCGAGGCTCGCGGCTTATTCGTGCCTGGCAACGTCGGGTATCGGCAGCCGAAACCCTTCGAGCCACCTGACCAAAAGTTGCCCCTCGCCTACATGCTCCACGTTGGCCAACTCTGCAAGCACGTCGCCGTGGCAGGGCCGCGGCCAGCAGCGGCAGCCCAAGCGATAGCCGCGCAAATTCCACACTGCGCGCAACAGCCCCGGGTGGCGCACAACGCGCCGACAGAACTGCGCGATCACCTGCTCCCGCGTGCCATGAACACCGATGTGAAACGGATTCGCCCATTGCGTCGGCCGGCCGATAAACACATCGAAGGGTTCACGCCGGCAGTGGACGACGCGGGCTGGCGGCCGACTTTCCAGCCGCGCGCGCCGCGTGGCATCGCGCCACGCCCACTCGAAAGCCCGCCAGTGGGAAGAGCGCTCGTGTTCCAGCACGATCGGCAGCTTGTGCAACAGCGCCTTTTCCGCCTGCGCGGGCGTGAACGACCCGCCGGCATAGTAGGCCACTGGCGGGGGCTCGGGTGTGACGTGCGGAGCATAGGTGGGATCGATCACACGCCCGTCGAACTCGCACCAACCGTGCTCGATGACGTACGGGACCGGACCAGCCGTCACCACCCAACCCTCGACGTAATGCGCGCCGCGCCCGAGATGGCTCACCGCCAGCGCGGCGTTGCGCCAACAGCGCCGATGCTGCGCGCGGATGCGGCGCGCTAGCTGCGCCGAAGTATCCGCGTCGAAGACAACATTCGTCACCGCCAGCATGGCCCAAAACCCCGGGCGCGTTCCATACTCCGTTGGCAAGATGTCAGTCAAGAGTTGCCACACCCGCGCCGCACTTACCATCCATTCGCCATTCACCATTTGCCATTCACCATTTGCCGTTGCCCACCACTCGCCCCTACGCTGCGCTGTCCACCACTTTTTGTGATAAGGAGAACCCAGTAATCCGAGCGAGGTGCGCGGGGCGATGGACTCGAATCCATGTGGGCGACAGGCGACGCGTTTGCGGCTCGTACTGGTTGGTTTCCTGCTTCTGCTGGCGCTGGAGTTACGCCCCAGCCGCGCAGGAGCCGCCGACTACGAAGCCTGGAACTGGGTTTACAAAAGCTGCCACGGACGTTTTGCCGACGTAGTTGCGAGCGGCTTCGGCACACTCATCGGGCTTCCCGCGGCTGGCCTTTGTGGTGTTGTCCTGCTGCCGGCCGATGTGGCCCACGAGATTCGCCACCCGGAGGATCGCTTCCTCCATTACTCGCGCGCGGCATGCGTGAAGCCGTTTGCCGCCGTGGGAGGCGCAGCGTACCTGCTGATGGGCGCCCCTTTTTACGCCGCGCAGTGGCTGGTGTGGGACTTGCCTCACGGGCCGTGCCCGGCAGCGCCACGCACTGTGCCCAAACCTCCGGAAACCACGCCGGCGAGTGCGGCGGAGTGACGCGAGCGACGTTGCTGAGCGGAGTCGTGGAGCCGCCGCTTCCCTGACGCGCACGCGGCACGCGTCGGGTCACGGAGAATGCGCGGCAGCAGAGGCCTCGGGGGTGTCGTCCGGACGCGTGTACCAGTACGCCCATAAGATCAGCACGGCTTGAAACGGCAGCCGCACCCAATTCCAAACTCCAGCTCCTTCGCTGCGGCCGAACAGCGGCACGTTGTTCCACGCAATGTGGATGTTGGCGGGGAATACCGCGATCAGCAGCAAGATCGTCGCCCACGCGGCCAGTCGTCGGGTCGGCGGCCACAGCACGCCCACGCCGCACAACACCTCGGCAACTCCGGAGAGGAAAATCAGCTCGCGGTGCCAAGGCAAGTACGGCGGCATCATGGGCATGTACGTGTCCGGCGACACGAAGTGCATCGTGCCTGCCACGATGTAAAAGACGCCCATGACCCACAGCAGGGCGCGCTTGATGGGGCTCATGGGGCGTGGTTTGGACCACGGGTGCACCCTGAAGTCAAACGCTCTCCACGGGCAAGGTCTTTCCCGCCCGAATGGGCTTCTGTAGAAAGCCCTGTTCATGGGAGACAAAAACTTTCGCCTACCCCGGAACGTCTGGCCCCGGCGGTACGGGCTCTCGATCGTGGCGGATCTGCAACGCTGGCAGTTTCAAGGTAACGTGCAAATTGACGTGCAGGTCTCCGAACCCTGTACCCGCGTGTATCTCCACGCCGTCGATTTGCAGATCGAAGCCGTGCAGGCCTTTTGGGGCGGCACTTGGCACTCGGCGAGCCGCGTGGAAGCCGATGCCGATGCCGAGGTGATCGCCATCGACTTTGTGGAGCCGTTGCCGGTGGGATCGCCCCGGCTGGATCTCGCCTTTCGCGGAGAGATCCTGGCTCGCTTGCGCGGCTTCTACCGTTCGGAGAAAGATGGCCTGCGCTACGCTGCCACGCAGTTCGAAGCGGCCGACGCACGCCGTGCGTTCCCGTGCTTCGATGAGCCGGAGTTCAAGGCGCGTTTTGCCGTCACGCTGGTCGTGCCCGCGGGCACGGTGGCAATCAGTAACGGACCGGAAATCTCTCGCCGCCAGCGTGCGGACGGGCGGTTGGAGTTTCGCTTCGCAGAGACGCCGCCGATTTCGTCTTACCTCGTGGCTTGGTGTATCGGCCCCTTCGAAGCGACACCGTTGGAGTTCACCCCCACCGGTGTGCCGGTGCGCGTGTGGTTGCCGCGGGGAATGGCGGAAAAGGGCGCATACGCGCTGGCCGCGCACGCGCAGTCGCTCGCGTACCTCGAGGACTACACCGGCATTCCGTACCCCTACGCCAAAGTCGACGCCATTGGCGTGCCGGATTTTGAGGCCGGTGCCATGGAAAACCCGGGGGCGATCACTTACCGGCTCACGGTGATTGCCGCCGACCCCGAGCGCGCCTCGCTGCCCACGCGCAAGGCGATTTTTTCCACCGCGGCTCACGAGCTCACGCACATGTGGTGGGGAGACTTGGTGACCATGGCTTGGTGGGATGACCTCTGGCTCAACGAGTCGTTCGCCACCTTCGTGGGCTCGAAGGTTACCGCCGACTTGAACCCCCAGTGGAACTTCTGGCGGGACTTTGTTGCTGCCTTGCAGCGCCCCTTCCAACTCGACTCCCTCGTGACCACCCACCCGATCTCCTTCCCGGTAGCGAATGCGAAGCAAGCGACAGAGCGGTTCGATGTTATCACCTACTGGAAAGGCGCCGCAGTGGTGCGCATGATCGAGAACTTTCTCGGTGCCGAGAACTTCCAAAAGGGGGTGCGCGCGTACCTGCAACGGCACCGCGAGGCGAATGCCACCGCCGAGGACTTTTGGCGCGAGCTCAGCACGGCGTCGGGTCAGCCGGTTGCGGAATTGGCCCGGTCGTGGATCCGCGCGCCCGGGCACCCGATCCTCGAACTCCGCACCACCGTTCAAACCGATGGAATTCAAGTGAGCGGGAAACAGCAGCGCTTCTTTGCTGACCCCGCTCAAGCAGAAACCGGCCACACCACGGAGTGGGTGATTCCGGTTGTGTGGAAGTACGGCACTGATCGTGGAATCCGCGAGCACCGCGAGGTGTGGCGGGGAGCGACGGCGTCGGTCCACCTCCCCGGTGCACGCTGGTTCTACCCCAATGGCAGTGCCGCAGGATTTTACCGCTTCTTGCTCGACGATGCTGCCTTGCACGCCCTCGTCCCAGCAATTCAACAGGGATTGGCACCGCACGAGCGCCTGAACTTGCTCGATAACCAGTTTGCCCTCTTGCGCGCGGCACGAGTCAGCGTCGCGGCCTACTTCCGCTTGCTCGACGGCTTCCGCGCGGAAACCGATCGCGCGGTGGTGAGCTTGATGATCGATCAGCTCAGTTGGCTCTGGCTGCACGTGATCGACGACGAATTCGAACCCACCTTTGCCAGCTTCGTGGAGCAACTCTTGCGGCCACAATGGGAGAGTTTGGGCTGGGAGCTGCGACCCACGGAAAGCGAGGACGACCGTTTGCGGCGCGCGGCGTTGCTTGCCGCCCTCGGCTCCATCGCTCGGGTCGCCTCCATCCGGCAAGAAGCGCGCGCACGGCTGGAGCGGTACTGGCAGGACCGGCAGTCGCTCGACCCGAATCTGGTGACGGCGGTGGTCAACGTCGCCGCCATTGAGGGCGACCGCACGCTCTACGAGCGGTATCTCGAGCGCAAGCACCAATTTGCCCACGAACCCGAGGAAGAGTACCGCTTCCTGATGGCTCTGGCGTCGTTCGAACATCCGGCTCTCGTCCAACGCACGCTGGAACTCGCGCTCAGTGACGAAGTGCGCGCACAAGATCGCCCGTTCTTGCTCGGTGCCCTGCTCGGCCGCCGTAAGGCACGACCGGCCGCTTGGAAATTCGTGCGCGCGCGGTGGCAGACGCTGACGGAACTCCTCGACCCAATGCTGCTGCAGAACCTCATCCGTGCACTCGGGCAAGTGACGTACGAGCCGGCAGCGACGGAGGTGTGTTCCTTCCTCCAAGACCATGTGCGCGACGAAACCCGCGAAACGACCGCACAGGTGTGCGAACAGCTTCGCCTCGATGCCGCCATCGTGGCCCGCTTGCGTGCTGAACTCCCGAAGGCACTGGGCGCGACAACGCAGTAACGGAGCAGTCAGCCGCGGTTCCGCCGGCCACACGGTTGCACTGGGTCGTAGGGGCGACGCATGCGGCGCCCCTACGGGTTGCGTCTCGTTGAAGAGATCCCGTCGCCGTGTGGTGGCCGGCAACGAGGGCAGCCACTAGGGCTGCCCCTACGATGGCGCGGGCGGCGGGTGCAAGGATGGGCAACGCGCGTGGCGCCGGTCGCAACACCGCCCGCAGTGCGCGCGTTCCCCATTCGTTATTCGCCATTCGCCATTCGCCATTCGCTATTCGCTAACCCACCACTCACCACTCGCTACTCGCTGCTCGCCCCCGCACGCACCACGGGCGACGCATGCGTCGCCCCTACAACCAGCGCTCGCCCTCCCCCCACACCGGCTATCACGCGCCGCCGCGGCTCTCGCCCCGGCCGAGCGCTCCCGCAATCAGATGCGCCACGCGCAAAGGCTCAGGCAGGCGGCCCCAGAGAGTCGTGCGTGCCAACAACTGCTGAGCCTCGTCGAGCGATAAGTTCCAGCGCTGCACGTAAACTCCAGCGAGCGGTTCCATCGGCCCCAAGCGTTCCAGGCATTGCCATTTGCCGCGCCCCTGAGGCACTTTCTCCCACAAGGCGCGGCGCAGTTTGTCCCAGTTGGGCTGCCGCCGGGCCACCACCAACACAGGGCGGTGCAGCTCGCTGCTCAGGGTGGGCACGTCCACGACGTTGAAACCCGCAAACGTCACCCCCTGCAGGAGGACCACCTGGATGTGCTCGTAAAAGCGCGACTCGCGCACCAGCCGCCCGAACACGTCGGTGGCATCGTCGCCGTCCCGCTCCACGGAACCCAACAAGACCCCGTCGAGTCGGGTCGACGCGAACACCGCACCGACCACGGGCACCCGTCCGGCCTGCCGCCGATGGAAGGGGGCGTCGTCGAAGCCCACCGTGTTGGAAAGCCGCCGCACTTTGCGTTGTTCTTGCCTGCTTCGCGGCTCTGTCGAGCTTCACCGGAAGCTTGCGAGGACACCCCGCCGTGCTGCTTCAACGAGGGGCGATGGCGGTGACGATCCATGCCGTGCCTAACATCCGCACGCCGTCCTCGGTTTCGTACGGTTTTAGGGCCTCGCGCACGCTCTCCGCTACACGCCGGCGAAGTTCGCCATCGGCTTCTTTGAGGAGTTTTCCGGTCGGCCCCATTTGCAATAAGAATTCAACCGCCCCCTCCAAGGGTTCCCCGGCACCGATGAGGAGCTCGCGCCGCACGGTGTGGAACTCGAGGTTTTCATAGCCGGCTGCGCTCAGGATGCGGCGCACCTTGTCAGCATCGGCAAAGGCAAACGGCCCGGGCGCATCGGGGTTAGGCAGCTCCGCGTTGGGCAAATGCTGCAGCGCGGCCATCAGGGGAACGGCCATCCACGGGTTTTCCGTCACCGCCTGCCAACACACAAACGCCAAACGTGCGCCGGGCCGCGAGGCTGCAAGCAAGTTGCGAAAGGCAGCTACAGCGTCGGCAAAGAACATCACCCCGAAGCGTGAGAACACGAGATCGAACTTGCGCGGCGGGAAGGGATAGCTTTGCGCGTCGCCGCGCACGAAGGTGACATTCTCTACCCCTTCGGCATCGGCCCGCTCGCGGGCGCGGTCCAGCATGGGCGTGGAGAGATCGATGCCGAGTACATGTCCGCCCGGGCTCACGCGCTGCGCCAGCTCGATCGAGGTGTGGCCACAACCACAGCCAACGTCGACCACGCGTTCTCCCGGGCTGACCCGCGCAAGGTCCATGGCCTCGCGTCCGAGTGGGCCGATTTGGGCATCCAAGAGCCGCTGGTACCGCACCCACTTCTCGCCCGCTTCGCTGTTCCAGTACTCCGCTTGATCGGTGTTTACGATGTGCATGCTCTGTCCTCCGTTTGCCGCGCGGCTCAGAGCAGCCGGGTCGAGTCCAACGAACTGGGAGTTTGCCCTGTTCCCCTCCCCTTCACGCTCCGAGCCGCAGCACTCGTGATGCCGCCAACGCCGCCATCCTAGCCCACCAGAGCGTGTTGCAACAGGCGGAGCAGCGCTGCGCGTCGGGAGCGCTCTCGAGCACGAAGACCATTTCCGCCACCGATGCTCCGAGAACTCGTGGTTGTTCGTTGCGGCGAGTACCGACCCTCGATCGCGGACGTCTCCCGGTTGGACGGAGCGAGCCGGAGATGTGGGGAGCCGAACATTCAGCCGGCGGTGCGGGCGTGGCGGCGGAATTCTTCGGCGCAGGCGTCTTCCGGGTCGAGTTGCAAGGTCATGTGGGTAATCCCGAAGCGATCGCGGAGCACGGTTTGCACGTGTTCGATCAATGCCCGATGCGTCACGTCGTTACGAACTACTAGGTGCGCGGTGAGCTCGTACATGCCGGACGTCATCGTCCACACATGTAAATCGTGCACTTCCAGCACGCCGGGGAAGTCCAATAACGTCCGCTCGATTTCGCCGAGGGAGAGCTCGCGCGGCGTGCCCATCATGAGGATGTCCAACGACTCTCGCACGATCTCCCACGAGCTGTACAAGATCAGCGCGCCGATGCAGAGGCCCGCCACAGCGTCGGCCCACTGCCAACCAAAGGCCCACATCGCCAGGCCCGCCGCAAGTGCGCTGAGCGAGCCCAAGGCGTCGCCGAACACGTGGACGATGGCTGCGCGCACGTTCAAGTTGCCCACCGGTCCGCGGTGGAGCATCCACAACACGGCTGCGTTGACCGCCAAGCCGAGTGCGGCAACCGGAATCATCCCGGCGGCGAGCACGGCCGGAGGCGACCACAAGCGGCGGTAGGCTTCGTGCCAAATCAAGCCCACCACGAGCCACATGGCCAACCCGTTGACGAACGCGGCGACGATTTCGATGCGATGGTACCCGAAGGTTTTGCTCTCGGTTGGTGGGCGCCTGGCAACCCACGAGGCCAACAATGCGATCGCCAGCGCAGCCACGTCGGACAGCATGTGGCCGGCATCGGAAAGCAAGGCCAAACTGTTCACCCACCACCCGGCGGCAGCCTCGACGGCGCAAAAGCTCGCAGTCAGCACCAGCGCCCGGCTGAGCGCCGCTGAGCTAGGCTTGGTGGGATGGGGTGCCACGGTCCAGTTCTTGTCGACGGCTGCGCCGCCAAGGTGGCCGTTGCTACTCACCGCCTTCGCGCAACTGTCGCTTCCAATCCAACACGCGGGCTTTTGCGGCCCAGGCTTCAGCCTCGGCAATTTTCCCCGCGCGCTGGCAAATGCGCGACAGGTTTGTGTACGCAAGCTGCTCTTCCGGAGCGAGCTCGACAGCCTTTTCCGCAGCCGCAATGGCCTCGTCCCACAGGCCCTGATCTGCCAGGGCCATGGATAGCCCTTCCCAAGCGTCAGCGAAGTTGGGATCCAACGCGATCGCAGCGCGGTAGTGGTCGATCGCGGCGTCCAGGTCGCCTGCAGCAACGCAGTCTACGGCCTGATCATAAAGTTCTTCGGCGCTCGGCATGATCCACACCTCTCGCGGTTCGAGGTGCGAACATGCTACCCGAGCAACCCGTGCGGCTCAACTGCAGGGAGCCGCACACAGGCGCCCGCGATGACAGCGACGGTTGCTGCCTGTGGCTGCGTAGCGGCTCCCCCGCCCTCGGTGCATTGTCGCTATCTGGGCGGAGTGCTAGCGAACCGCAAGCGCTCTGCTTTTCGGAAGCAGAGCGCGTTGTCCTTTGATGGCTACGGATCACGTCGATTTTGAGCAGGCATACAAACGGGTGGCAGCGCTCGGCCATGGCGGTGGCGATGCGTCCGTCGTCCGCGTGCAGGGGATGCGCGGTGGGGCGCGGAGTTTTTTCCTGCGCGCAGTAGCGCGGGCGTCAAGCCGCCCGCTGTTGGTCGTGACGGAAAACCCGACGGCCGCGGAGGCACTGTTCGACGAGCTTTCCTGGTGGCTCGGGGAAACGGAAACACTGAGTCCAACCGATCGCCGCGTGCATCTCCTCCCGGCGTACGATGCTCCGCCCCTCGAGGAACTCTCGCCCACGCCCGAGGTGGTGGCGCAGCGGGTACACGCGCTGTACCAGCTCTTGCACGGCAGGGCGCCGCTGGTGGTGGCCCCTGTGGAAGCGCTGTTGCGCAAGGTGCCGCCACGCGAGGCGGCCCGTGCCCGCTGGCGCTATCTCGTTCCGGGCGACGAACTCGATCGCGATACACTGGCGCGGGAGCTCGTGCGCTGGGGCTACCGGCGTGTGGAACTGGTTGAAGATCGGGGCGATTTTGCCGTGCGCGGGGGCATCGTCGACATCTTTCCCGTTGCCTATGCGCTGCCGGTGCGCATCCAGTTGGACGGCGACGAGATCACCGAACTCCACCACTTCGACCCCGCCTCGCAGCGCTCGCTGAAACCCTGTGCGGACCTCCTGCTGCTCCCTATGCGGGAGTTCGATACTGAGCGCATGTTTCATCCCGCGGTGCTCCGCGCCGTCGAAGAACGTGCCTTTGCTGCCGAAGTGAGCCGCGAGGAACGGCTGCGGTTGGTGGCCGGCTTGGAGAGCGGCATTGCGTTCCCAGGTATGGAGCGCTTGCTGCCACTCGCTTACGATACCCCGCTCGAACCCGTGTCGGCATATTTGCCGCCAGACGTGCTGCTGTGCTTTGACGGCCCGGCCGCGATCGAGCTTGCCGTCGAAGCCGCGGCGGAAGACATTCGCAAACGCGCCGCCGCCAAGGTGGAAGCCAACCAGTTTCTCTTGGATCCCGAGCTCTTGTACCTCGATGCCAAACAGTGGCGCGAACTCTTTGGCTCGCAGCCGCGGGTGGAGCTTGAAGCGCTGGAGATGTTGGTTGCCGCCGAGGGCGCGCCGTTGCTCACCGTTGCCTCTCACGGTGTGCGGGAAGCGCGCGTGGAGCGAGTTGCGGGTCGCCGCGAAGTCACGTTTGCTCCAGCGGCGGCGCGCATCCGCGATTGGTTGCGCGAGGGCTACCAGGTCGTTGCCGTGGTGCACCAAAGCTTGCAGGCCACGCGCTTGCGCAATTTGCTCGAGAATCACGGCATCACCGTGGTGCAGGCGCCGTCGCTCGAGGAGGCATTGTCAGCACCGCGTCAACACGCAGTGGTGTTCGTCTTCGGCCATTTGAGCACGGGCTTTCGCTTGCCCGACTTGAAACTGGTTTTCCTCAGCGAAGGGGAAATGCTGGGTGGCGATCGCCAGCGGCGGCGCAGCCAGCGCATCGACGTCGGCCAACTGCTGCGCAACTTGAGCGAGCTCAAGCCGGGCGACCATGTGGTGCACCTTGACTACGGCGTGGGCCGCTACTGCGGCCTGGTCCACCTTAAGATCAACGGCATCGAGAACGATTACTTGCACCTCGAATATGCCGGGAACGACCGGCTCTACCTCCCCGTCGAGCAAATCGGGTTGCTGCAAAAGTACATCGGGGCCGACGCCTCGCCGCCGCCGCTGGACAAGCTCGGCAGCACCCGTTGGGCGCGGGTCAAACAGAAGACCAAGGAAGCGATCCTGGCGATGGCCAAGGATCTCATCGACATTTACGCCCACCGTGAAGCGATGCAGCGCAAGCCCTACCCGCCGCCGGATGCCTACTACCGCCAGTTCGAAGCCGCGTTTCCCTTCGAGGAAACCGAAGACCAACTGCGCGCCATCGAGGATGTGCTGGCCGATATGCAAAAGCCGAAACCGATGGACCGCTTAGTCTGCGGCGACGTCGGCTTTGGCAAAACCGAAGTGGCCATGCGGGCCGCCTTCCTCGCCGTGATGGATGGCCGCCAAGTGGCCGTGCTCGTGCCCACCACCGTTCTCGCGCAACAGCACTTGAACACCTTCCGCAAACGCTTCGAGGGTTATCCGGTGCGGATCGAGATGCTCTCGCGCTTTCATTCGGCGAAGGAAAATGCCGCAGTGATTGCCGGCTTGAAAGACGGCAGCGTGGACATCGTGGTGGGCACGCACCGGCTCTTGCAAAACGACGTGGGCTTTCGCCAACTCGGCTTGCTCATCATCGACGAGGAGCACCGCTTTGGGGTGCGACACAAGGAAAAGATCAAGCAAATGCGCAAACTCGTCGACTGCCTCACACTCACCGCCACCCCAATTCCGCGTACCTTGCAGATGGCTTTTCTCGGAATCCGCGATCTCTCGGTAATAGAAACTCCGCCGGTCGACCGTCTCGCGGTGCGCACCTACGTCACCCGGTACGACGAGCAAGTCATTCGCGAAGCACTGCTGCGCGAAAAGGCGCGCGGCGGGCAAGCGTTTTTCGTGCATAACCGCGTAGAGTCGATCGAGATTCGCGCGCGCCAGCTCCGCCAACTGGTGCCGGAGTGTTCCTTCGTGGTCGCGCACGGGCAGATGAACGAGCATGAACTCGAGCGGGTGATGACCGACTTTGTCGAGCGCCGCTTCGATGTGCTTGTGTGCTCGGCGATCATCGAATCGGGCTTGGACATTCCCACCGCCAACACGATCATTATCGACCGAGCGGACCATTTCGGCCTCGCCCAGCTCTACCAGCTCCGGGGGCGGGTGGGCCGCTCGCACGAGCGCGCCTTCGCCTATCTTCTCGTCCCGGGCGAGCAGCTCATTACGCGCGAGGCACAAATGCGGCTGCGCGCGCTGCAAGAACTCGACGACCTCGGAGGCGGCTTCCGATTAGCCACAACGGATTTGGAAATCCGTGGTGCTGGCAACTTGCTGGGGAAACAGCAGTCCGGGCAAATCGCTGCTGTGGGGTTCGAACTTTACCAGCAAATGCTTGCAGAAGCGGTGCACGAACTGCGCGGCGAAACCGTGGAGCAGGACATCGAGCCCGAACTCCAACTGGGAATCAGTGCCTTCATTCCCGGGTGGTACATTGCCGATGAAAACCAGCGCTTGGTGTTTTATCGCCGGCTCGCCCAAGCGCACAGCCGCAAGGAACTCGACGCGCTCGCCGCCGAGTTGCAAGACCGCTACGGGCCTTTGCCCCCCGAGGTGGATTCGTTGCTGGGGGTGATGGATTTGCGCCGGGTTTTGAAAGTGCACAAAGTGCAACGCGTGAAAGTTGCCGGCGAGCACGTGTTGCTGCAGTTCCACCCGCAAGCGGATGTCGATGTCGACCGTTTGATCGCCCTCGTACGTACCGGCAAAGGCCGCTTCAGCATTCCGGCCGATTTTCAGTTGAGTTTCCAAGCCCGCAATCGCGATAGCGATGGGCTATTGGCGGAAATTGAAGAGGTGGTCGAGCAAGTGACCGGAAGCCTGCGCGAGAAACTGGAGGGAACGTATGCGTAACTGCAAACGCCACCAGCACCGGATGCTCATCGGGGGAACGTGTGTGGTCGCGTGGCTCTACACCTTCGGCATCTTCGGGTGCCTCGCCTGGACGAGCCCGCGCGCGGCGTTCGGCGAGCGCATCAACGCGGTGCTCGCCACGGTGGACGGCGAGCCGGTGACACTTTACGAGGTCAAGCGCTTTGCCAAAACCAGTTTGCGCTTGCGCCAATCCACCGGGCTTTCCGAGGCCGAACTCCTGCGCGCAGTGATTACGGACAAGATCGTCGAGCGCGAAGTGCAGCAAAAAGGTATCATCGTGCGCGATGAGGATGTGGACGCATACATCCGCTCGGTCAAAGAGCGCAACCGGATCGATGACCGCCAGTTGGAAGAGGCCCTCAAGGCACAAGGGCTCGACATGGCAACTTACCGGAAGCAAGTGCGGGAAGACCTGGCCCGGCAGCAGCTTTTGGCGCGGGAGATTCGCGGCAAGGTGACGGTGACCCCCGAAGATGTGCAACGCTACCTCGACGAGCACAAAGAAGAATACATCGGCCCGGCGCGCGTGCGCATCGCCCATATCTTCTTCCCGCTCCCGCCGGATGCTGGGGGCGACCAAGTGGCTGCCACCTTGGCACGGGCCGAAGAGGTGCGCCGGCAAATTGCCGACGGATTGGATTTTGCCGTGGCCGCGCAGCGGTACTCGCAAGATAAAACCGGCCGGGAAGGTGGCGACCTCGGCTGGTTCAAGCCCGGCGAGCTCGTCGACGAACTCGAACGCGCGCAAGAGCAGCTTAAAGTTGGCGAGGTGAGCCCGCCCGTGCGCACCCGTTTGGGGATCCACCTGATTCGGGTTCTCGCCCGCGAACAGGAGGGCAGCGTGGATCGCAGCGTGTTGGAAGAAGAAGTGCGGCAAAAACTCTACTCACAGGCGCTCGAGGAGCGCTTTCAGCGTTGGCTCAGCGAAGACTTGTACAAACTCCACCACGTGGAGATCTTCGCAGACTAGCGGCCCATGCCCGCGCGAGACGAGCGCCCGGTGATTGCCATCAC is a window encoding:
- a CDS encoding methyltransferase domain-containing protein, whose translation is MHIVNTDQAEYWNSEAGEKWVRYQRLLDAQIGPLGREAMDLARVSPGERVVDVGCGCGHTSIELAQRVSPGGHVLGIDLSTPMLDRARERADAEGVENVTFVRGDAQSYPFPPRKFDLVFSRFGVMFFADAVAAFRNLLAASRPGARLAFVCWQAVTENPWMAVPLMAALQHLPNAELPNPDAPGPFAFADADKVRRILSAAGYENLEFHTVRRELLIGAGEPLEGAVEFLLQMGPTGKLLKEADGELRRRVAESVREALKPYETEDGVRMLGTAWIVTAIAPR
- a CDS encoding M1 family metallopeptidase is translated as MGDKNFRLPRNVWPRRYGLSIVADLQRWQFQGNVQIDVQVSEPCTRVYLHAVDLQIEAVQAFWGGTWHSASRVEADADAEVIAIDFVEPLPVGSPRLDLAFRGEILARLRGFYRSEKDGLRYAATQFEAADARRAFPCFDEPEFKARFAVTLVVPAGTVAISNGPEISRRQRADGRLEFRFAETPPISSYLVAWCIGPFEATPLEFTPTGVPVRVWLPRGMAEKGAYALAAHAQSLAYLEDYTGIPYPYAKVDAIGVPDFEAGAMENPGAITYRLTVIAADPERASLPTRKAIFSTAAHELTHMWWGDLVTMAWWDDLWLNESFATFVGSKVTADLNPQWNFWRDFVAALQRPFQLDSLVTTHPISFPVANAKQATERFDVITYWKGAAVVRMIENFLGAENFQKGVRAYLQRHREANATAEDFWRELSTASGQPVAELARSWIRAPGHPILELRTTVQTDGIQVSGKQQRFFADPAQAETGHTTEWVIPVVWKYGTDRGIREHREVWRGATASVHLPGARWFYPNGSAAGFYRFLLDDAALHALVPAIQQGLAPHERLNLLDNQFALLRAARVSVAAYFRLLDGFRAETDRAVVSLMIDQLSWLWLHVIDDEFEPTFASFVEQLLRPQWESLGWELRPTESEDDRLRRAALLAALGSIARVASIRQEARARLERYWQDRQSLDPNLVTAVVNVAAIEGDRTLYERYLERKHQFAHEPEEEYRFLMALASFEHPALVQRTLELALSDEVRAQDRPFLLGALLGRRKARPAAWKFVRARWQTLTELLDPMLLQNLIRALGQVTYEPAATEVCSFLQDHVRDETRETTAQVCEQLRLDAAIVARLRAELPKALGATTQ
- a CDS encoding DUF99 family protein: MRRLSNTVGFDDAPFHRRQAGRVPVVGAVFASTRLDGVLLGSVERDGDDATDVFGRLVRESRFYEHIQVVLLQGVTFAGFNVVDVPTLSSELHRPVLVVARRQPNWDKLRRALWEKVPQGRGKWQCLERLGPMEPLAGVYVQRWNLSLDEAQQLLARTTLWGRLPEPLRVAHLIAGALGRGESRGGA
- a CDS encoding DUF4326 domain-containing protein yields the protein MVNGEWMVSAARVWQLLTDILPTEYGTRPGFWAMLAVTNVVFDADTSAQLARRIRAQHRRCWRNAALAVSHLGRGAHYVEGWVVTAGPVPYVIEHGWCEFDGRVIDPTYAPHVTPEPPPVAYYAGGSFTPAQAEKALLHKLPIVLEHERSSHWRAFEWAWRDATRRARLESRPPARVVHCRREPFDVFIGRPTQWANPFHIGVHGTREQVIAQFCRRVVRHPGLLRAVWNLRGYRLGCRCWPRPCHGDVLAELANVEHVGEGQLLVRWLEGFRLPIPDVARHE
- a CDS encoding DoxX family protein, with protein sequence MSPIKRALLWVMGVFYIVAGTMHFVSPDTYMPMMPPYLPWHRELIFLSGVAEVLCGVGVLWPPTRRLAAWATILLLIAVFPANIHIAWNNVPLFGRSEGAGVWNWVRLPFQAVLILWAYWYTRPDDTPEASAAAHSP